One genomic window of Ktedonobacterales bacterium includes the following:
- a CDS encoding CaiB/BaiF CoA-transferase family protein yields MNTGPMRALPLAGVRVLDLSRLLPGGVASQMLGDLGADVIKVEEPGLGDYGRLMPPLINGMGLAYLATNRNKRSLALNLKRASGQEVFKRLAAQADVVLESFRPGVLERLGVGYPQLREINPGIIYCAISGYGQYGPYHLRAGHDLNYLGYAGLLSHNREGHALPTMPATQFADIAGGALPAVIGILAALAGRANSSKGRFVDVSMMEGALSLMPLLAATTLNTGQEPAPGAGHLNGGLPAYHVYETKDGKAITLGALEPKFWSTFCERAGRPDLLALHQPTSGEEREEPLTALRALFLTKTRDEWVAEFGEIETCLGPVNSLSEALQDPQVEALGTVRRADYGPSGEFGTLALTPHIEGVPFEVRHAPPTLGEQTREILLASGYTEDDLTRLRDDGAIWWP; encoded by the coding sequence ATGAACACCGGACCGATGCGTGCTTTGCCCCTGGCAGGCGTTCGCGTGCTGGACCTTTCGCGCCTCTTGCCCGGCGGAGTGGCATCACAGATGCTGGGCGACCTGGGCGCGGATGTCATCAAAGTAGAAGAGCCGGGCCTGGGCGACTATGGCCGCCTGATGCCGCCGCTCATCAACGGCATGGGCCTGGCCTATCTGGCAACGAATCGCAATAAGCGCAGCCTGGCGCTGAACCTGAAGCGCGCCAGCGGGCAAGAGGTGTTCAAGCGACTGGCGGCGCAGGCCGATGTCGTGCTGGAAAGCTTCCGGCCTGGCGTGCTGGAGCGGCTGGGCGTGGGCTATCCACAACTGCGCGAGATCAACCCAGGCATCATCTACTGCGCCATCAGTGGCTATGGGCAGTATGGACCCTATCACCTGCGCGCCGGACATGACCTCAACTATCTAGGCTACGCCGGGCTGCTCTCTCACAACCGCGAGGGCCACGCGCTGCCAACGATGCCCGCCACGCAGTTCGCCGATATTGCGGGTGGCGCGCTTCCGGCGGTGATCGGCATTCTCGCGGCGCTGGCGGGCCGGGCAAACTCCAGCAAGGGCCGTTTTGTGGATGTCTCGATGATGGAGGGCGCGCTATCTCTGATGCCTCTGCTGGCAGCGACCACCCTCAATACCGGCCAGGAGCCAGCGCCGGGCGCGGGCCATCTCAACGGCGGCCTGCCCGCGTACCACGTCTACGAAACCAAAGACGGCAAGGCGATCACGCTGGGCGCGCTGGAGCCGAAGTTCTGGTCTACCTTCTGCGAGCGCGCCGGACGGCCTGACCTGCTCGCCCTGCATCAGCCGACCAGCGGCGAAGAACGCGAGGAACCACTGACCGCCCTGCGCGCGCTCTTCCTGACAAAAACCCGCGATGAATGGGTGGCTGAGTTTGGCGAGATCGAAACCTGCCTGGGGCCGGTCAATTCGCTCAGCGAAGCTCTGCAAGACCCACAGGTCGAGGCGCTGGGAACGGTTCGCCGCGCCGACTATGGCCCCAGCGGCGAATTCGGCACGCTGGCGCTGACCCCGCACATCGAGGGCGTCCCCTTCGAGGTGCGCCACGCGCCGCCCACGCTCGGCGAGCAAACACGCGAAATCCTGCTGGCATCAGGATATACTGAAGACGACTTGACGCGCCTGCGCGACGACGGAGCCATCTGGTGGCCCTGA